The sequence below is a genomic window from Pseudorasbora parva isolate DD20220531a chromosome 4, ASM2467924v1, whole genome shotgun sequence.
AGGATCCTTCAGTCCATCAGAGAGCAGCGTCACACCTTCATCTCCTATTTTATTCCCAGTCAGCTCCAGTTCTCTGAGGTGTGagtttgatctcagagctgaagccagagcagcacaaccttcaGCTGTGATATTACACCTCTCCAACCTGCAGAACAACAACACACACTTTAATCTCTCAGTTCAGCAGGAACTACACAACCACAGAGAGACTGAGATATCAAATACTAAATCTGTGTGGGTTTAATGCTTTTATTACTTTTGTTGACTTTTGCTTTATTGTGTGTTAATGTAAATTACaatctgaaaaaaatatatggatATTAATCCCTTTTGTAGATTTGTTGTCCTGATTAGGGCTGTGTGATATATCGCTTTAGCGTCGATATCTTAATGAGCACATCCGTGATCGTCACATCTCAGGACGTGTGATGTCAAGTACAGGGAGTTGATCCGTGATCCGTACGGTTCAGAACGCATGTGATTCACGGATCGATTGCAAAGTTTAACCATCATAGAGTGAAAGTTTATCATCTGCATGTGTTGTGCTCGAGGGTCCGTGTGCCGCACTCACTGTCACAGAGCATCAAGACCAGACATGTATCAAAGATCACAGATGCTTTTAAAAGAACTAGTTATCCACACTATatcccagctcttaaaggggccacactatattccagctcttaaaggggccacactatattccagctcttaaaggggccacactaaattccagctcttaaaggggccgcactatatcccagctcttaaaggggccgcactttATCCCAGCTCTTAAAGGAGCCACACTATATcctagctcttaaaggggccgcactatatcccagctcttaaaggggccgcactatattccagctcttaaaggggccgcactatattccagctcttaaaggggccgcattatatcccagctcttaaaggggccgcactatattccagctcttaaaggggcccctcttaaaggggccgcactatattccagctattaaaggggccgcactatattccagctcttaaaggggccgcactacaTTCCTGCTCTTAacggggccgcactatattccagctcttaaaggggccacactatattccagctcttaaaggggccgcactatatcccagctcttaaaggggccacactatattccagcttttaaaggggccacactatattccagctcctAAAGGGGccactcttaaaggggccgcactatattccagctcttaaaggggccgcattATATTCCTGCTCTTAACGGGGCCGCAAtatatattccagctcttaactgggccgcactatattccagctcttaaaggggccgctcTATATtctagctcttaaaggggccgcactatattccagctcttaaaggggccgcactatattccagctcttaaaggggccgcactatattccagctcttaaaggggccgcactatattccagctcttaaagggttcgcactatattccagctcttaaaggggccgcactatattccagctcttaaaagggccacactatattccagctcttaaaggggccgcactatattcctgctCTTAacggggccgcactatattccagctcttaacggggccgcactatattccagctcttaaaggggccgcactatattccagctcttaaagtggccgcactatattccagctatTAAAGGGGCCctactatattccagctcttaaaggggccgcactatattccagctctgaaaggggccgcactatattccagctcttaaaggggccgcactatattccagctcttaaaggggccgcactatattcgagctcttaaaggggccgcactatattccagctctgaaaggggccgcactatattccagctcttaaaggggccgcactgtatttctcctccaggtatggtgtggttctggtacACGTGCATAATTTAAACCAAAATGTGCAGTTACACAGTTTAACTTCTTGAACCTGATGTTgttaaactaaatatacaatattcacaaaaacaacaaattgTCTACGGTATCTTTCTTCTATTGTATGCAGATTCACTCCGCTACAAAAATCAGTTATTCAAGAATTATTCATTCTTTTCAAAAGAGCGATTCAAATaatggtgaaattgtatttaTAGCACAATATATATCGCAGAAAAACAAAATATCGCAATGTACATTTTCCAATATCATACAGCCCTAATACTGATCCAGGTGTgactttagttaaaaaaaaaaaaaatcaggccaAATTAATATTACATTGACAACAAAGAACAGAAAAGCacatcagcacacacacacacacatacacacacacacacacacacacacacacacacacacacacgatcgtCCTCAGACTTACTGAGCTGATCTGGAGGCTTTAACCACAGGCAAGAGCTTCTGTAGTAATTCATCCGGTGTCATGAGGTTTTGGTCTTGATTGTTGCTCATGTATTTCTCTAACTGAAACTCATCCAAACTCTCAGAGGTTAATAAAACAAAGACGACAGCTGACCACTGTGACGAAGACAATCTGGTGCTTGAAAGACCTCCAGATCTGAGACACTCCTGGATTTCGTTCACGAGAGAGTGATCTCCCAGTTCATTTAAACAGTGGAACAGATTGAGGGATTTCTCTGGTGAGGGATTCATTCTTATTCTCGTTTTAATGTATTCAACAGTTTTTCTTTTGCTGAGTGAGATGTTTCTAACATCTGTCAGAAGTGTTTTCAGGAGCATCTGATTGGACTCTCGTGAGAGACCCAGAAGGAACCGCAAGAAAAGGTCCAGATGTCCATTTCTACTCTGCAGAGCCTTGTCCACGGCTCTCTGATGCAGGTCAGATATCGTGTGACACGTGAACTCGTGTGCATGTTTTGAGGTGAGGTTTTCATTGAGCACATCCCTCTTGTCCAGCAGGAATGAAAGCAGCACATAAAGAGCCGCCAGATGCTCCTGAATGCTCAGATGAACAAAGCAGAAGACTTTCCCCTGATACAAGCCCAACTCCTCTCTGAAGATCTGAGTGCACAGTCCTGAGTACACGGACGCCTCTGTCTCATCAATGCCACACTCTCTCAGGTCTTCCTCATAGAAGATCAGGTTGCCCTTCACAAGCTGCTGGAACGCCAGTGTCCCCAGTTTGAGGATCATGTCTTCATCCTTCACTTTCTTCTTATAGTCCTTCTCATGCTTGATGTTGGACTGAATGATCAGGAAGTGTGTGTACATTTGAGTGAGAGTCTTAGGGAGACCTCCACTCTCTGCTTCACTCAAGATCTTCTCCAAAACCGTGGCTGAGATCCAGCAAAACACTGGGATGTGGCACATGATGAAGAGGCTCCTCGAGGACTTCAGGTGTGAGATGATTTTATCAGCCAGACTCTGATCCCTGATTCTCCTCCTGAAGTATTCCTCCTTCTGCGGCTCATTGAAGCCTCGTACCTCAGTCACTCGATGGACACACTCAGACGGGACGAGATCAGCTGCGGCGGGTCTGGAGGTGATCCAGATGAGAGCCGAGGGAAGCAGATTCCCTGCAATGAGGTTCGTCAGAAGCACGTCCACTGAGGCGGATTCAGAGATATTACACAGCTTCACATTAAAGTCCAGAGACAGACGACACTCATCCAGACCATCAAAAACAAAGACAACTTTGTATCCATCACTGAATGGTTTCATTTCTTTGGTTTCAGGGAAAAAAACCTGCAGAAGATCTGAAAGGCTGAGTGTTTTGTCCTTCATTAGGTTGAGCTCTCTGAAAGCAAGAGGAAATATGAGCTGGATGTCCTGATTCTCTTTCTCTTCAGCCCAGTCCAGGATGAACTTCTGCACTGAGACTGTTTTCCCAATGCCAGCGACTCCCTTTGTCAGCACAGTTCTGATGGGTTTGTCTTGTCCAGGTAAAGGCCTAAAGATGTCAGTGCATTTGATCTGTGTGTCCTCTGTTACTGCTCTCCTGGATTGAGTCTCAATCTGTCTCACCTCATGCTCATTATTGATCTCTCCACAATCACTCTCTGTGATGTAGAGCTCAGTGTAGATCTCATTCAGCAGTGTTGGGCTTCCCTGCTTCGCTGTTCcctcacacagacactcaaactTCTTCCTCACATTTGATCTAAATGTCTTTACGGCTTCGGCATGTTGAGCGTCACGgctgtaagatttttaaaaaaggaaaataaattatacatacATTGTATCAGGTTATTGTATTGTGAAAGGATCTTGCTAAGTAAAGCTAGTGTATTGTTCAAACACTGCAAAGACAGCCAGATGTGCAATAGTTTGTGTGGGAAGTGAAACTGGAAGTGTGTGAAAGTGTACACGCCGATCTACTGCGCCTGTGTGGAGCACGTCCGCTGAGCCGACCCCAGCATGAACTTTCAGTAGTATAAACACAAGTAGCCTGCGTCCGTGCTATCTGTACGCTTCCAAACTGGAGAATAACCGAGGCTTCAGTCTCTTTTGATACATctcaaatgaataaatgtaaataaaaactaggggtgacccctaatagtcgaagatttgatgcatcgatttgcaggaccggattcaaccactgatctcatggtcgaatcttcgtgGCTGTTATGAaatgaggatcataccattttgccAGTATGGGGGTGCTcgatattagtgttataaagacgtgccctttaaaattcgaacacatacacaaagtggtggctgtgtgttgtgtgtaaaataaaaaaaatgtagtcttagcctcctgctgactagtgtcctgcccttcccaacccgtttacaCCGTTTATTTTTatggtctatggtttacacacacacagatgattcgactatcggtcgaccataaaGAGATTTGTAAATTTGTATATCCTTAGTCGGTGACACCCCTAATAAAACATGTATAAACAATAAATGTTTAGAATAGCGCTGACGTAATCCCAGGATCAGTGTGTCCATTAAAGTTAGGCAGAGGATCCATTGACCAGTCACTCTTCATGGACACACAGCTGGGTTCTGGAGAATCTGGTCTGTGCATTGAGATGAACACAAGTGAATGTAAATCACACACTCTTATTTTCATGAATTTTGTATTTAACTGATTCAGGTGTCTAAATAATCCCATTAACATGTATTATACTGTTGAAGATTTTATAGCAGGTTCACATCCACATATCAGAGCTGTTGATTAAGATCTTTTAATTAACATCTGAAATGTGTTTCATACAGTCCCTTCAGTCTCTTTACAGCATTAATGAACAGTTTTCTTAGTATCAGCACAGATGTTGTAAGATCAGTGGTTTAGTAAACACTTACCTAAACCCATGATCAGTGTGTCCACTAAACTTAATGGGACAATCCATTGACCGGTCACTCTTCATGGACACACAGCTGGGTTCTGGAGGATCCGGCCTGTGTATTGAGAGTAACACAAGTGAATGTAAATcacacacttaaagggatagtttacccaaaaatgaatgtcGTTCCGCTTCTGATATGTTCCCGGTGTGAGTTAGCACCGCGTGGAGGACGGAATAAAACCTTGTCGCAGCCGTAATGCGCGGCGGCCGCACACGTGTTCAATGTAAATGAGgggttagtgctgcaccaacccgcttttatgaaattatttggcccgccccgcaccactgtatatatttttacaacccgctgcgcacccgcgaccattaaatagacatacggggtccccggattatgagacgacccgcgcatcactagttcagggctatcagggctgtcatgtcaacaaatgcgcgcgcgatggcatcccctgttgtaggatgacagagcttacgacagtagttgaggacattatttttccccaactgtagggggaccccgagagcaaaagttacccagtttTGCTTTAAATTCATGGCTCTTGTAATGAACTGATCCAGATGACCAAATTATTCCATTAACATGTATTTTGTTGTTGGAGACTTTACAGAAAGTGCACATCCACATATCAGAGCTGTTGATTAAGATCTTTTAATTAACAtctgaaatgtgttttttatacaGTCCCTTCAGACCCTTTACAGCATTAATGAACAGTTTTCTTAGTATCAGCACAGATGTAGTAAGATCAGTGGTTTAGTACACACTTACCTAAACCCATGATCAGTGTGTCCACTAAACTTAATGGGATGATCCATTGACTGGTCACTCTTCATGGACACACAGCTGGGTTCTGGAGGATCCGGTCTGTGCATTGAGAGGAACACAAGTGAATGTACATCACACACtcttattttcatgatttttgtATTTAACTGATTCAGGTGTCTAAATTATTCCATTAACATGTATTATACTGTTGAAGATTTTATAGCAAGTTCACATCCACATATCAGAGCTGATGATTAAgataaattaaaggggggggtgaaatgctgtttcatgcatactgagctttttacactgttaa
It includes:
- the LOC137072808 gene encoding NLR family CARD domain-containing protein 3-like isoform X1; this translates as MKSDWSMDHPIKFSGHTDPGIRPDPPEPSCVSMKSDQSMDHPIKFSGHTDHGFRPDPPEPSCVSMKSDRSMDCPIKFSGHTDHGFSRDAQHAEAVKTFRSNVRKKFECLCEGTAKQGSPTLLNEIYTELYITESDCGEINNEHEVRQIETQSRRAVTEDTQIKCTDIFRPLPGQDKPIRTVLTKGVAGIGKTVSVQKFILDWAEEKENQDIQLIFPLAFRELNLMKDKTLSLSDLLQVFFPETKEMKPFSDGYKVVFVFDGLDECRLSLDFNVKLCNISESASVDVLLTNLIAGNLLPSALIWITSRPAAADLVPSECVHRVTEVRGFNEPQKEEYFRRRIRDQSLADKIISHLKSSRSLFIMCHIPVFCWISATVLEKILSEAESGGLPKTLTQMYTHFLIIQSNIKHEKDYKKKVKDEDMILKLGTLAFQQLVKGNLIFYEEDLRECGIDETEASVYSGLCTQIFREELGLYQGKVFCFVHLSIQEHLAALYVLLSFLLDKRDVLNENLTSKHAHEFTCHTISDLHQRAVDKALQSRNGHLDLFLRFLLGLSRESNQMLLKTLLTDVRNISLSKRKTVEYIKTRIRMNPSPEKSLNLFHCLNELGDHSLVNEIQECLRSGGLSSTRLSSSQWSAVVFVLLTSESLDEFQLEKYMSNNQDQNLMTPDELLQKLLPVVKASRSAQLERCNITAEGCAALASALRSNSHLRELELTGNKIGDEGVTLLSDGLKDPHCKLETLRLRSCNITDEGCAALASALRSNSHLRELDLTDNIIGDKGVTLLSDELKDPHCKLETLG
- the LOC137072808 gene encoding NLR family CARD domain-containing protein 3-like isoform X3, translated to MKSDWSMDPLPNFNGHTDPGITRDAQHAEAVKTFRSNVRKKFECLCEGTAKQGSPTLLNEIYTELYITESDCGEINNEHEVRQIETQSRRAVTEDTQIKCTDIFRPLPGQDKPIRTVLTKGVAGIGKTVSVQKFILDWAEEKENQDIQLIFPLAFRELNLMKDKTLSLSDLLQVFFPETKEMKPFSDGYKVVFVFDGLDECRLSLDFNVKLCNISESASVDVLLTNLIAGNLLPSALIWITSRPAAADLVPSECVHRVTEVRGFNEPQKEEYFRRRIRDQSLADKIISHLKSSRSLFIMCHIPVFCWISATVLEKILSEAESGGLPKTLTQMYTHFLIIQSNIKHEKDYKKKVKDEDMILKLGTLAFQQLVKGNLIFYEEDLRECGIDETEASVYSGLCTQIFREELGLYQGKVFCFVHLSIQEHLAALYVLLSFLLDKRDVLNENLTSKHAHEFTCHTISDLHQRAVDKALQSRNGHLDLFLRFLLGLSRESNQMLLKTLLTDVRNISLSKRKTVEYIKTRIRMNPSPEKSLNLFHCLNELGDHSLVNEIQECLRSGGLSSTRLSSSQWSAVVFVLLTSESLDEFQLEKYMSNNQDQNLMTPDELLQKLLPVVKASRSAQLERCNITAEGCAALASALRSNSHLRELELTGNKIGDEGVTLLSDGLKDPHCKLETLRLRSCNITDEGCAALASALRSNSHLRELDLTDNIIGDKGVTLLSDELKDPHCKLETLG
- the LOC137072808 gene encoding NLR family CARD domain-containing protein 3-like isoform X2, with amino-acid sequence MEHQYDPHDLVKDTFPHRPDPPEPSCVSMKSDQSMDHPIKFSGHTDHGFRPDPPEPSCVSMKSDRSMDCPIKFSGHTDHGFSRDAQHAEAVKTFRSNVRKKFECLCEGTAKQGSPTLLNEIYTELYITESDCGEINNEHEVRQIETQSRRAVTEDTQIKCTDIFRPLPGQDKPIRTVLTKGVAGIGKTVSVQKFILDWAEEKENQDIQLIFPLAFRELNLMKDKTLSLSDLLQVFFPETKEMKPFSDGYKVVFVFDGLDECRLSLDFNVKLCNISESASVDVLLTNLIAGNLLPSALIWITSRPAAADLVPSECVHRVTEVRGFNEPQKEEYFRRRIRDQSLADKIISHLKSSRSLFIMCHIPVFCWISATVLEKILSEAESGGLPKTLTQMYTHFLIIQSNIKHEKDYKKKVKDEDMILKLGTLAFQQLVKGNLIFYEEDLRECGIDETEASVYSGLCTQIFREELGLYQGKVFCFVHLSIQEHLAALYVLLSFLLDKRDVLNENLTSKHAHEFTCHTISDLHQRAVDKALQSRNGHLDLFLRFLLGLSRESNQMLLKTLLTDVRNISLSKRKTVEYIKTRIRMNPSPEKSLNLFHCLNELGDHSLVNEIQECLRSGGLSSTRLSSSQWSAVVFVLLTSESLDEFQLEKYMSNNQDQNLMTPDELLQKLLPVVKASRSAQLERCNITAEGCAALASALRSNSHLRELELTGNKIGDEGVTLLSDGLKDPHCKLETLRLRSCNITDEGCAALASALRSNSHLRELDLTDNIIGDKGVTLLSDELKDPHCKLETLG